A portion of the Deltaproteobacteria bacterium genome contains these proteins:
- a CDS encoding CHASE2 domain-containing protein: protein MPIKKWLKRQAEHILHKGWPYFLQGVLLITIGLFLGDKLGSLDLWIGLTYKLYQAVHELNPRKASPQRTVFVLIGDEEYWGKGGEFAWSGKGDLARRVPINRTYLAEILRALEKFDPAVIAFDFDLRSPAGPDGSLIENPQYQDETQDFLNAVKEVHKNRKVVLPATVNFTAQNKYKIDPSIFVGAAFDTSKVLLGYINLPPDVRRVPLRLNVGPCAGNLYRPFLFEEKGECYVDSFSLAIARADNKDRVRDLEHTEALPYGSYIRAEDFCQVSANTLLRGALAVQKDETVSLPCQIAHSVVIVGGQWSRWAYQRGERIDSYLTPVGKVGGVFIHANYIEALLDKRTFAPLAENFHGPIELVLACLVFLVFSLDIRLRVKVMIVTVFLSGMAISLYVFLFNIGMFFDFFTPIVLLLLHACFERIKEWRDLALSRELSNGRIEVPPIPPRHEDSTRDVPPFRRHEKGREK, encoded by the coding sequence ATGCCTATAAAAAAGTGGCTCAAACGTCAAGCTGAACACATCCTTCACAAGGGGTGGCCTTATTTTCTTCAGGGCGTTTTGCTCATTACCATTGGCCTTTTTCTCGGGGACAAGCTCGGAAGTCTCGACCTGTGGATTGGGCTAACTTATAAACTCTACCAGGCTGTCCATGAATTGAATCCTCGAAAGGCATCCCCACAAAGAACAGTGTTCGTCCTCATTGGAGACGAGGAATATTGGGGTAAGGGAGGGGAATTTGCTTGGAGTGGAAAGGGAGACCTCGCTCGACGCGTTCCGATCAATCGAACGTATCTTGCTGAAATACTACGTGCGCTCGAAAAGTTCGATCCTGCAGTTATCGCTTTCGACTTTGACTTGCGTTCCCCGGCAGGACCGGATGGTAGTCTGATTGAAAATCCCCAGTACCAAGATGAGACACAGGATTTTCTCAATGCGGTGAAGGAAGTCCATAAGAACCGGAAAGTCGTGCTGCCAGCAACGGTAAATTTCACTGCTCAGAATAAATACAAGATAGACCCCTCAATCTTCGTTGGTGCAGCGTTCGATACCAGCAAAGTCCTCTTAGGCTATATCAACCTGCCGCCAGATGTCCGCAGAGTTCCTTTACGATTGAACGTAGGTCCCTGCGCCGGGAATCTTTATCGGCCTTTTCTCTTTGAAGAAAAAGGAGAATGTTACGTAGATTCATTCTCCCTTGCCATCGCACGTGCCGACAACAAGGACCGAGTAAGAGATCTGGAACATACAGAGGCCCTCCCTTATGGGAGCTACATTCGGGCAGAGGATTTCTGTCAAGTCTCTGCAAATACACTCTTGAGAGGAGCCCTCGCTGTACAGAAAGATGAAACGGTGTCCTTGCCTTGTCAAATTGCTCACAGTGTGGTCATTGTTGGAGGTCAGTGGAGCCGGTGGGCTTACCAGAGAGGAGAGAGAATCGATAGCTACCTGACGCCGGTAGGCAAAGTTGGGGGAGTTTTTATACATGCAAACTATATCGAAGCACTTCTTGACAAACGGACTTTCGCCCCGCTAGCAGAAAATTTCCACGGTCCAATAGAGCTTGTCTTAGCGTGTCTTGTATTTCTTGTTTTCTCTTTGGATATTCGCTTACGAGTCAAAGTAATGATTGTCACTGTCTTTCTTTCAGGGATGGCCATTTCTCTCTATGTCTTTCTCTTTAATATTGGGATGTTCTTTGATTTTTTCACCCCCATTGTTCTTCTTCTTTTGCATGCGTGTTTTGAGCGAATTAAGGAGTGGCGCGACCTCGCACTTTCAAGAGAGCTTTCAAATGGGCGCATTGAAGTTCCCCCGATCCCCCCTAGACACGAAGACAGCACCAGGGACGTCCCTCCTTTTCGAAGACATGAGAAGGGTAGGGAAAAATGA
- a CDS encoding XRE family transcriptional regulator, with protein MRKSKPIVAQNAAELATVLGLSPADGAEIQLRSDLNDKIIEVVRKTGLTHGQVAELAHTSRSRITAILNRNTKDVSTDLMLRVMASLGYRAKLTFSRAA; from the coding sequence ATGAGGAAATCTAAGCCGATTGTCGCTCAAAATGCCGCCGAGCTTGCAACCGTTTTGGGCCTTTCTCCAGCTGATGGAGCCGAGATCCAACTCAGAAGCGATTTGAACGATAAAATCATTGAAGTCGTTCGGAAGACTGGACTGACGCACGGCCAAGTCGCCGAGCTAGCGCACACCTCCCGTTCGCGCATTACAGCGATTCTTAACCGTAATACCAAAGATGTTTCTACAGATTTGATGTTGCGGGTCATGGCGAGCTTGGGATACCGAGCGAAGTTGACCTTCTCGCGGGCAGCCTAG
- a CDS encoding type II toxin-antitoxin system RelE/ParE family toxin, which yields MRKELGKAILDLQKGHTLGMPLSRPMSSVALGVEELRIRDRAGIYRTFYYKKSARGVLIFHAFVKKTPKTPQHDIALGRKRLQEMLNEEI from the coding sequence GTGAGAAAAGAACTCGGCAAGGCGATTCTCGATTTGCAGAAAGGGCATACCCTAGGAATGCCGCTCTCAAGGCCGATGTCCTCTGTCGCCCTTGGCGTGGAAGAGTTGAGGATTCGTGATCGTGCGGGAATCTATCGAACATTTTATTACAAGAAATCGGCTCGTGGTGTACTGATCTTTCACGCGTTTGTGAAGAAGACGCCCAAAACACCACAGCACGACATCGCTCTCGGAAGAAAACGTTTACAGGAGATGCTCAATGAGGAAATCTAA
- a CDS encoding enoyl-CoA hydratase/isomerase family protein produces the protein MELKVTQYVVADEIATITLNRPQRMNTWTGRMETEYRWLLAEADRDPHVRAIVVTGAGRAFCAGADSRALEGHIAKGSYDSGTTDDIAMPGYGVRPEFDANFAYHFGLTKPVIAAINGATAGAGLIIACYADLRFAAAGAKLTTSHGKLNLPAEYGLSWILPRMIGLTRANDLLFTSRVVLAEEALTMGLVNAVLSPEELMPYTYNYVRKMITTVSPGSLRATKQQIYSDLHRDVRSAVADATALLERMATEPDFAEGVSAFFEKRLPQWGKRK, from the coding sequence ATGGAACTCAAAGTCACGCAATACGTTGTTGCCGATGAAATCGCCACTATTACCCTGAACCGTCCACAGCGGATGAACACCTGGACCGGACGGATGGAAACTGAGTACCGCTGGTTGTTAGCGGAGGCCGACCGTGATCCGCACGTGCGGGCCATTGTGGTCACTGGCGCGGGACGCGCCTTCTGTGCCGGCGCTGATTCGCGCGCACTGGAAGGACACATTGCCAAAGGCAGCTATGATTCCGGCACGACGGATGATATCGCCATGCCTGGCTATGGGGTGCGCCCAGAATTCGACGCGAACTTTGCGTATCATTTCGGACTCACCAAGCCAGTCATTGCTGCTATTAACGGTGCTACGGCTGGGGCTGGACTGATTATCGCTTGTTATGCCGACCTGCGTTTTGCTGCTGCTGGGGCAAAACTGACTACCTCACACGGCAAGCTCAACCTTCCAGCTGAATATGGACTGTCGTGGATACTGCCGAGAATGATTGGCTTGACGCGCGCCAATGATCTTCTCTTTACAAGTCGTGTTGTTCTCGCTGAAGAGGCGTTGACGATGGGCTTAGTCAACGCAGTCCTCTCGCCAGAAGAATTGATGCCGTACACGTACAACTATGTCCGTAAGATGATCACCACCGTATCGCCAGGATCACTGCGAGCGACCAAACAGCAGATTTACTCTGACCTGCATCGCGATGTACGCTCCGCCGTTGCTGATGCCACCGCACTCCTGGAACGCATGGCCACCGAGCCTGATTTCGCTGAAGGCGTCTCCGCCTTTTTCGAGAAACGGCTGCCACAGTGGGGGAAGCGGAAGTAG
- a CDS encoding zinc ribbon domain-containing protein yields MRCARCGSDNPEGAKFCIECAAPFPRRCPQCGMGNPPQAKFCAECATPLKKESANRGNGESEVASAQLSVVSPHPLAAERRQLTVLFCDLVGSTALSTQLDPEELREVVRQYQQTCAEVIERYDGHIAQYLGDGLLVYFGYPTAHEDDAARAVRAGVEIITAITEQVPSLLAGEGQGEGAKNRANDTPHPHLLPQGEKELRRLHVRLGIHTGLVVVGEMGGLVWDLRCEPEHMRARVEEAERLGRAHSLPFISDVLAQVIKGLAWLRAGCLAKGIPQLRGALETWNAHGNEIFMPYYRAVLAEGLALSGDSVGGLRLIEDNLNQIARPGWEERWYLAEVLRLKGELLLAQDGARLQAVGLREKTKEEGVRPQAEGLREKDKEAEECFLKAIEVAQEQQAKSWELRAATSLARLWQQQDKRAEAHKLLSEIYHWFTEGFDTKDLQEAKTLLEELSD; encoded by the coding sequence ATGCGCTGTGCACGTTGCGGCTCCGACAATCCCGAAGGAGCGAAATTCTGTATCGAGTGTGCCGCTCCGTTCCCTCGTCGCTGTCCGCAGTGCGGGATGGGGAACCCACCACAGGCCAAGTTCTGCGCCGAGTGCGCTACTCCCCTCAAGAAAGAATCGGCGAATCGGGGAAACGGTGAATCGGAAGTTGCCAGTGCTCAGTTGTCAGTGGTGAGTCCCCACCCCCTAGCCGCCGAGCGTCGCCAACTCACCGTGCTGTTCTGCGACTTGGTCGGCTCTACGGCGCTCTCCACGCAACTGGACCCCGAGGAGCTGCGCGAGGTCGTGCGGCAGTATCAACAGACCTGCGCCGAGGTGATCGAGCGCTACGACGGCCACATTGCCCAATATCTCGGGGATGGCCTGCTCGTGTATTTCGGCTATCCCACTGCCCATGAAGACGATGCCGCGCGAGCGGTGCGGGCGGGAGTGGAAATAATTACCGCAATTACAGAACAGGTCCCCTCTCTCCTCGCGGGAGAGGGACAGGGTGAGGGGGCCAAGAATAGAGCCAACGACACCCCTCATCCTCACCTTCTCCCCCAAGGGGAGAAGGAATTGCGGAGACTCCACGTCCGCCTCGGCATCCACACCGGCCTCGTCGTCGTCGGCGAGATGGGTGGCCTAGTGTGGGACCTCCGTTGCGAACCTGAGCATATGCGAGCGCGGGTCGAGGAGGCCGAGCGGCTGGGCCGTGCACACAGTCTGCCGTTTATCTCCGATGTGCTGGCGCAGGTGATAAAGGGTCTCGCCTGGCTGCGGGCTGGGTGCCTCGCCAAGGGCATCCCACAGCTGCGGGGTGCACTGGAAACGTGGAACGCGCACGGCAACGAGATTTTCATGCCATACTATCGAGCGGTCCTGGCCGAAGGTCTGGCGTTGAGCGGTGATAGCGTGGGTGGATTGCGGTTGATCGAGGACAATCTTAACCAGATTGCGCGGCCAGGCTGGGAGGAGCGCTGGTACTTGGCGGAGGTGCTGCGGCTCAAGGGAGAACTCCTGCTGGCGCAGGACGGCGCTAGGCTTCAGGCTGTAGGCTTGAGGGAGAAGACAAAGGAAGAAGGGGTTAGGCCACAGGCTGAAGGCTTGAGGGAAAAAGACAAAGAAGCCGAGGAGTGTTTTCTGAAAGCGATAGAGGTTGCGCAAGAGCAACAAGCCAAGTCGTGGGAACTCCGTGCGGCGACCAGCCTCGCGCGGCTGTGGCAACAGCAAGACAAACGAGCCGAAGCTCATAAGTTGTTGTCCGAGATCTACCACTGGTTCACCGAAGGCTTTGACACCAAGGATTTGCAAGAAGCGAAGACGTTGTTGGAAGAATTGAGCGATTGA
- a CDS encoding DUF3782 domain-containing protein produces MPLAEVLEEFPVELRIPLVRLVDELKAEFVVRRADFDDLKAIVRDLAKAQQELAEAQKRTEHRVEELVEAQKRTGQQVGELVEAQKRTGQQVGELAEAQKRTESELTLFRRTFTAQIGGLGARWGMQTEEAFRQGMRAVLEEVGFTTERFLDYDKDGEVFGVPDQVEVDVVIQNGKVFVLEIKSSLSRADVWSFNRKVAYYAWKSGRAVTRKLIVTPYLDPRAQEIAQRLGVEICTDVNTLSSAG; encoded by the coding sequence ATGCCGCTTGCAGAAGTCCTGGAAGAATTTCCTGTCGAACTGCGTATCCCTCTTGTCCGTTTAGTCGACGAACTCAAGGCGGAGTTCGTTGTCCGACGAGCGGACTTCGATGATCTCAAGGCAATCGTGCGCGACCTCGCAAAAGCCCAACAGGAGCTGGCGGAGGCACAGAAGCGTACGGAGCACCGAGTTGAAGAGCTAGTGGAAGCGCAGAAGCGCACGGGGCAACAAGTTGGAGAGCTAGTGGAAGCGCAGAAGCGCACGGGGCAACAAGTTGGAGAGCTGGCGGAGGCACAGAAGCGCACGGAAAGTGAGCTTACCCTCTTTCGTCGGACCTTCACTGCACAAATAGGCGGTCTCGGAGCCCGGTGGGGAATGCAAACCGAAGAAGCGTTCCGTCAGGGCATGCGGGCTGTTCTTGAGGAAGTAGGCTTCACTACCGAGAGATTCCTGGACTACGACAAAGATGGTGAGGTGTTTGGGGTTCCTGACCAAGTGGAAGTGGATGTCGTGATCCAGAATGGAAAGGTCTTCGTCCTGGAGATTAAGTCTTCGCTAAGTAGGGCAGACGTGTGGTCGTTCAATCGGAAGGTAGCCTATTACGCGTGGAAGAGCGGTCGTGCGGTCACCCGGAAGTTAATTGTCACTCCGTATCTTGACCCTCGCGCACAAGAAATAGCCCAGCGGTTAGGCGTGGAGATTTGCACGGACGTGAACACGCTGTCGTCAGCGGGGTAA
- a CDS encoding CoA transferase — protein MYGLEGVKVLELGNMAAAAYATKLMADLGADVVKIEEPGGDVARLRGPFPGGVVDPEKSGLFLSLNTNKRGVTLDLSCQREELLRLVAWADILVHNYSPGAMAARGIDYDRFRVVNPRLVMCSITPFGLTGPHKDYKTHDLTLSHAGGWAWLSPGALERSELPPLKAFGQQCEFQGGLAAATATLGAYYRALGTGTGEHIDLSIQAFIASFLEQAFVYYSYLGRVASRLGQHYMYPWGMYECQDGLIFIVVPEEDQWERLVELMGNPEWTQWEIFADRSGRIKNQDALKVYVEEWTRQWKVEDLFHAGQARRLCFAPVLTMAGLARQEQLHTRNFFVEVSHPRAGKLIHLGQPYQLQDPWWRIRRPAPLLGEHNDEVSTMLPSSVLEALSLKPQASCLPLDGLRVADFSWVWAGPYCAMHLAYLGAEVIKIESRAHLDLMRRLPIAPRGIKPGVDSSGPFNQWNQGKKSLQLNLGKPEGIALAKDLIRQCDVVIENFATGVMDALGLGYEELKKLKPDLIMVSISGYGHTGPLKDYMGYGPAIPPLTGLSALTGYPGGPPQELGVSIGDPNAGITAAASICAALAARKRTGQGQYVDVALWSAAAVLATEGWMDYAMNGVEPVRQGNRDIWMVPHNCFRCFGEDAWVAISCGSEEEWQALCREIGQAHLVDDPRFRTAHDRKAHEDELEQLITTWTEQQDRWEITRRLQAACVAAFPSMSSKDLAEDAQLNGRGFFARLPHPVVGTQTHTGIPWILTNAPNGVRSAAPLLGQHTDEVLREVLGYTDEDIARLREQKVLD, from the coding sequence ATGTACGGACTCGAAGGAGTGAAAGTCCTAGAACTAGGCAACATGGCAGCCGCCGCGTATGCCACCAAATTGATGGCTGACCTCGGTGCGGATGTGGTCAAAATCGAAGAACCCGGTGGCGATGTTGCTCGTCTGCGCGGCCCGTTTCCCGGCGGAGTCGTCGATCCGGAGAAAAGTGGACTCTTTCTCTCCCTCAATACCAACAAACGCGGCGTGACGCTTGACTTGAGTTGCCAACGGGAAGAACTGCTACGCCTCGTGGCGTGGGCCGATATCCTCGTGCACAACTATTCTCCTGGTGCTATGGCGGCGCGCGGGATCGACTACGATCGGTTTCGCGTAGTAAATCCACGGCTGGTGATGTGCTCAATCACTCCCTTTGGGTTGACGGGACCGCATAAAGACTACAAAACCCACGACCTGACGCTCTCACATGCCGGCGGCTGGGCGTGGTTGAGCCCAGGAGCCTTGGAACGCTCGGAACTCCCGCCGCTCAAGGCGTTCGGTCAGCAGTGTGAGTTTCAAGGAGGGCTCGCGGCTGCGACGGCGACCCTCGGCGCTTACTATCGAGCGCTGGGCACTGGGACAGGAGAGCATATCGATCTCTCCATCCAAGCTTTCATCGCCTCGTTTCTTGAACAAGCGTTCGTTTACTATAGCTACTTAGGTCGGGTTGCCTCGCGCTTGGGGCAACACTACATGTATCCGTGGGGCATGTACGAATGTCAGGACGGTCTCATCTTCATCGTGGTTCCAGAAGAGGACCAGTGGGAACGCCTGGTAGAACTCATGGGCAACCCGGAGTGGACGCAGTGGGAGATTTTTGCCGACCGTAGCGGCCGCATCAAGAATCAGGATGCGCTCAAAGTCTATGTGGAAGAGTGGACGCGACAGTGGAAGGTAGAAGACCTCTTTCACGCCGGTCAGGCGCGACGGCTTTGTTTCGCGCCGGTGTTGACGATGGCGGGACTCGCACGGCAGGAGCAGCTCCACACCCGTAATTTCTTTGTCGAGGTGTCCCATCCTCGCGCTGGAAAGCTGATCCATTTAGGCCAACCGTACCAATTACAGGACCCGTGGTGGCGGATACGTCGACCCGCACCGTTGCTCGGCGAGCATAATGACGAGGTATCCACGATGCTGCCTTCTTCCGTCCTTGAAGCCTTAAGCCTGAAGCCTCAAGCCTCTTGTCTTCCCCTCGACGGCCTTCGCGTGGCGGATTTCTCCTGGGTGTGGGCAGGGCCGTACTGCGCTATGCATTTGGCCTATCTCGGCGCCGAGGTCATCAAAATCGAATCGCGCGCGCATCTCGATCTGATGCGACGGCTGCCGATTGCGCCGCGAGGAATCAAGCCTGGGGTTGATAGTTCCGGCCCGTTCAACCAATGGAACCAAGGTAAGAAGAGCCTACAACTCAATCTAGGGAAGCCCGAAGGCATCGCACTCGCCAAAGATCTCATCCGGCAGTGTGACGTGGTCATCGAGAACTTCGCCACTGGGGTGATGGACGCCTTGGGGTTGGGCTACGAGGAACTCAAGAAGCTGAAGCCTGACCTGATCATGGTGTCGATCTCTGGCTACGGTCACACCGGTCCACTCAAGGACTACATGGGATACGGTCCGGCGATACCGCCGCTGACCGGATTGTCGGCATTGACGGGTTACCCGGGCGGCCCCCCGCAAGAACTTGGTGTGTCGATTGGCGATCCGAACGCGGGCATCACCGCCGCAGCGTCTATTTGCGCCGCGCTGGCGGCTCGCAAGCGTACAGGACAAGGACAATACGTCGATGTAGCGCTCTGGAGCGCCGCCGCCGTGCTGGCGACGGAAGGCTGGATGGACTATGCCATGAACGGCGTGGAGCCAGTGCGTCAGGGCAACCGTGACATCTGGATGGTGCCGCATAACTGCTTTCGCTGTTTCGGCGAAGATGCATGGGTGGCGATTTCCTGTGGATCGGAAGAAGAGTGGCAGGCGTTGTGCCGCGAGATAGGTCAAGCGCATTTGGTGGATGACCCCCGGTTCCGCACGGCTCACGACCGTAAAGCCCACGAAGACGAGTTGGAACAGTTGATTACGACATGGACCGAGCAACAGGACCGCTGGGAGATCACCCGAAGGTTACAGGCGGCTTGTGTTGCCGCGTTTCCCTCAATGAGCAGCAAAGACCTTGCGGAGGATGCACAGCTCAACGGGCGCGGGTTCTTTGCGCGACTGCCGCATCCGGTGGTTGGGACGCAAACACACACTGGCATTCCGTGGATTCTAACCAACGCGCCCAATGGGGTACGATCCGCTGCTCCCCTACTTGGGCAACACACGGATGAAGTGTTACGCGAAGTATTGGGCTACACGGATGAGGACATTGCTAGGTTGAGAGAACAGAAGGTGCTGGACTAA
- a CDS encoding aromatic ring-hydroxylating dioxygenase subunit alpha yields MTATATNGSVSTATNGKANGRKWHDKYPHLGKGPLPANVFISEEQFQLERERIFKKVWLNVGRVEQLPKPGDYFVQDIAMCQTSVIVVRSKDGSIHAFHNICSHRGNKVVWNKQGSCQVFTCKFHNWSYALDGRLRYIPDEESFFDLKKDELGLTPVAVEVWEGFIFINVDPQPQESLQDYLGELGTSLHGYPFAEFSATSGSWTTEVKANWKVVKDAFQEIYHVPFLHRRSVPDSFTSKANPYAHALHMQLFPRHARASVFGNADFAPSPVAALAFRYGAFLIRQDFSLSNLPAGVNPLRDKTWTLDLNTIFPCFFVDVSEGSYFTHQFWPVAVDRTLWKSTQYFPRAKTPGQRFSQEYGHVFFRDVILEDGRTFEETQSVLSSGAKKSFVLHDEELLVRHSHHVVEQMIKGQPVDAVFPTTGKEASHA; encoded by the coding sequence ATGACGGCGACGGCAACCAACGGTTCGGTATCCACGGCAACAAATGGCAAGGCTAATGGCAGGAAATGGCATGATAAGTATCCCCACCTGGGTAAGGGTCCTCTACCTGCGAACGTCTTCATTTCGGAAGAGCAATTTCAACTGGAGCGGGAGCGTATCTTCAAAAAAGTCTGGTTGAACGTGGGCCGGGTCGAACAGCTCCCCAAACCTGGCGATTATTTCGTGCAAGATATTGCAATGTGCCAGACCTCGGTCATCGTTGTGCGCAGTAAGGATGGAAGCATCCACGCCTTTCACAACATCTGTTCCCACCGTGGCAATAAGGTCGTGTGGAACAAGCAGGGCTCATGTCAGGTGTTCACCTGCAAGTTTCATAATTGGTCTTACGCGTTGGATGGCAGGCTGCGGTATATTCCTGACGAAGAGAGTTTCTTCGACCTCAAGAAAGACGAGCTGGGGCTGACTCCAGTGGCGGTCGAGGTGTGGGAAGGGTTTATCTTTATCAACGTCGACCCGCAGCCCCAGGAGTCCCTGCAAGACTACCTGGGCGAACTCGGCACCAGTCTGCACGGCTATCCGTTTGCGGAGTTTTCGGCCACCAGCGGCTCGTGGACGACGGAGGTAAAAGCGAACTGGAAGGTCGTCAAAGACGCCTTTCAGGAAATCTACCACGTCCCATTTCTCCATCGCCGCTCCGTTCCCGATTCTTTCACCAGTAAAGCCAATCCCTACGCCCACGCCCTGCACATGCAATTGTTTCCCCGTCATGCTCGCGCCTCGGTGTTTGGTAACGCCGACTTCGCGCCGAGCCCTGTGGCGGCGTTAGCTTTTCGCTACGGTGCTTTTCTCATTCGTCAGGATTTTTCGTTGAGTAACCTCCCAGCAGGAGTGAATCCTCTCCGTGACAAAACGTGGACGTTGGATCTCAACACCATCTTCCCCTGCTTTTTTGTGGATGTATCTGAAGGGTCCTATTTCACCCATCAATTCTGGCCTGTGGCGGTGGATCGGACGCTCTGGAAGTCGACCCAATACTTTCCGAGAGCGAAAACGCCCGGGCAACGCTTTAGCCAAGAGTACGGACACGTTTTCTTTCGCGACGTTATCCTAGAAGATGGTCGCACTTTTGAGGAGACACAGTCCGTGCTCTCCTCCGGGGCGAAGAAATCGTTCGTCCTGCACGATGAAGAACTCCTCGTGCGACACAGCCACCATGTCGTCGAGCAAATGATCAAGGGTCAGCCGGTCGACGCAGTGTTTCCCACCACCGGAAAAGAGGCCAGCCATGCCTGA
- a CDS encoding metal-binding protein, giving the protein MKLYKLMGLDGKFYESRTPGTFGGHRGGKGYGRMDCRSALLWIAKGYYVKHRVFFADEATAIAAGYRPCATCMKDRYPIWKQAVARTSTRAQALTLYKKMVGL; this is encoded by the coding sequence ATGAAACTCTACAAACTCATGGGGCTAGACGGAAAGTTTTATGAAAGTCGGACTCCAGGCACCTTCGGCGGCCATCGGGGCGGAAAGGGCTACGGCCGTATGGATTGCCGCAGTGCGTTGCTCTGGATCGCCAAAGGCTATTACGTCAAACACCGCGTATTCTTTGCCGACGAGGCTACGGCAATTGCCGCCGGGTACCGCCCCTGCGCAACGTGTATGAAAGACCGCTATCCTATCTGGAAGCAAGCCGTAGCGCGCACGTCTACTCGCGCGCAGGCGCTCACGCTCTACAAGAAAATGGTCGGTCTGTAA
- a CDS encoding methylated-DNA--[protein]-cysteine S-methyltransferase gives MELLIDSIDSALGKILLVSDGERLRALDYADYETRMMTLLRRQVPDFQLRETIDPQGFSSLLRAYLAGDTTSIDRIPVNTGGTAFQQQAWSALRTIPPGTVLTYGELATQLGKPTAYRAVGMTNALNPIAIVVPCHRLVGANGALTGYAGGLERKRWLLRHEGVSVINETLQTHGARRKVL, from the coding sequence ATGGAACTCCTCATCGACAGCATCGATTCGGCACTCGGAAAGATTCTCCTGGTCTCTGACGGCGAGCGGCTCCGCGCGCTTGACTACGCCGACTACGAAACCCGCATGATGACGCTGCTGAGACGGCAGGTCCCCGATTTTCAGTTACGAGAGACGATCGACCCGCAAGGATTCAGCAGTCTACTCCGCGCCTATCTCGCGGGTGACACGACTAGCATCGACCGCATTCCTGTCAACACGGGAGGTACTGCTTTTCAGCAGCAGGCGTGGTCGGCGTTACGAACGATCCCGCCGGGAACCGTGCTCACCTACGGCGAGTTGGCGACACAGTTGGGTAAACCGACTGCCTATCGTGCGGTTGGCATGACGAACGCGCTCAATCCGATTGCTATCGTCGTTCCCTGTCATCGGCTAGTGGGCGCAAATGGGGCACTAACTGGCTATGCTGGCGGTCTAGAGCGTAAACGCTGGCTGCTACGACACGAAGGGGTGAGTGTCATCAATGAAACTCTACAAACTCATGGGGCTAGACGGAAAGTTTTATGA